Proteins found in one Alteromonas macleodii genomic segment:
- the fadA gene encoding acetyl-CoA C-acyltransferase FadA encodes MKEVVVIDCVRTPMGRSKNGVFRNVRAEDLSAALMTALLERNPGVNPAEIEDIIWGCVQQTKEQGFNVARNAQLLTQIPRTTGAVTVNRLCGSSMQALHDATSGIMSGRGDIYMIGGVEHMGHVPMNYNIDFHPGLAKYTAKASGMMGMTAELLGRQNGITREQQDAFGARSHQLAHKAHLEGRWANEIVPVEGHDANGVLKLIDYDEVVRPESTAESMAALRPVFDPVNGTVTAGTSSALSDGASGMLLMSADRAKELGLTPRAKIRAMAVAGCDAAIMGYGPVPATQKALKRAGLTMDDIELAEFNEAFAAQALSCIKQLGWMDHLDTKINLNGGAIALGHPLGCSGSRISGTLINLMESQDVSLGLATMCIGLGQGIATVFERV; translated from the coding sequence ATGAAAGAAGTGGTCGTAATCGATTGCGTACGTACCCCTATGGGTCGTTCAAAAAACGGTGTTTTCAGAAATGTGCGTGCAGAAGACCTATCTGCTGCGCTAATGACCGCGCTATTAGAGCGTAACCCTGGCGTAAACCCAGCGGAAATTGAAGACATCATTTGGGGCTGTGTTCAGCAAACTAAAGAACAAGGCTTCAACGTTGCACGTAACGCGCAACTACTAACACAAATTCCACGTACAACTGGCGCGGTAACGGTAAACCGTTTATGTGGTTCATCAATGCAAGCCCTTCATGATGCGACAAGCGGCATCATGAGCGGCCGTGGTGACATTTACATGATTGGTGGTGTTGAGCACATGGGTCACGTACCGATGAACTACAACATCGACTTCCACCCTGGTCTTGCTAAGTACACGGCAAAAGCGTCGGGCATGATGGGTATGACTGCCGAGCTACTTGGCCGTCAAAACGGTATTACTCGTGAGCAACAAGACGCATTTGGCGCGCGTTCGCACCAGCTAGCGCACAAAGCACACCTTGAAGGCCGCTGGGCTAACGAGATTGTGCCTGTTGAAGGTCACGATGCGAACGGCGTATTAAAGCTAATTGACTACGATGAAGTAGTACGCCCAGAAAGCACGGCTGAAAGCATGGCGGCACTTCGCCCAGTGTTCGACCCAGTAAACGGTACCGTTACTGCGGGTACGTCTTCTGCGCTGTCTGACGGTGCATCAGGTATGCTACTTATGTCAGCAGACCGTGCGAAAGAGCTTGGCCTAACGCCACGTGCGAAAATTCGCGCAATGGCTGTGGCTGGTTGTGATGCGGCAATTATGGGCTACGGCCCAGTGCCAGCAACACAAAAAGCCCTTAAGCGTGCTGGCCTTACTATGGACGATATTGAACTTGCTGAGTTCAACGAAGCGTTCGCCGCACAGGCACTATCGTGCATTAAGCAGCTTGGTTGGATGGACCACCTAGATACTAAGATTAACCTTAACGGTGGTGCAATTGCGCTTGGTCACCCACTAGGTTGTTCTGGTTCACGTATCTCGGGTACGCTTATCAACCTAATGGAATCGCAAGACGTAAGCCTAGGCTTAGCGACTATGTGTATTGGTTTAGGCCAAGGTATTGCTACCGTATTTGAGCGTGTATAA
- the fadB gene encoding fatty acid oxidation complex subunit alpha FadB: protein MIYTGKSLSVSLLDDGFAELVFDAEGSVNKFDRQTVSELDEATQALLAKGDIKGLVVRSAKPAFIVGADITEFTGLFAMDDAEVLQWVANTSQVFDRFEDLPFPTIAAVNGFALGGGCEMALACDMRIADTTASIGLPEVKLGLMPGFGGTVRLPRLIGSDNSLEWMTTGRDRKGAKALAEGAVDAVVAPEALVEGALSMVKDAADGKFDWQARRAVKKAPLQLNKNEAMMSFSTAQAMVFAQAGKHYPAPHKMVETVQKAAGLDREGALKLENEGFVALAKTDAAKAQIGIFLADQLVKSKGKKQAKAATKQSKLNAVLGAGIMGGGIAYQSAVKGTPVIMKDINQGALDLGLSEAAKILGKGMKRGKVDATKMAQTLNAITPTLEYSTLKDADLVIEAVVENPKVKGIVLKEVEDNVADDAIITSNTSTISINQLAESLDKPERFCGMHFFNPVHRMPLVEIIRGEKTSEETINAVVAATLKMGKTPIVVNDCPGFLVNRVLFPYFAGFSKLLIDGADFVAVDKVMEKIFGWPMGPAYLMDVVGIDTGDHAADVMAAGIPERMARLDNDPVTLFYKEERLGQKNGKGFYNYGVDKRGKPKKTPAEEAYALMAPHVAEKTDFEADDIIARLMIPMANEAIRCLEEGIVDSAAEADMALLYGLGFPPFRGGIFRWIETIGLANFVAMADKYAELGPIYQISDGVREMAAAGKSYFA, encoded by the coding sequence ATGATATACACAGGCAAAAGTCTTTCCGTCAGCCTGTTAGATGACGGCTTTGCTGAGCTGGTATTCGACGCCGAAGGTTCAGTAAACAAGTTCGACCGCCAAACAGTGAGCGAACTTGACGAAGCAACCCAAGCCCTACTTGCTAAAGGCGATATAAAAGGCTTAGTAGTACGCAGTGCAAAACCTGCATTTATCGTAGGTGCAGATATCACCGAGTTCACTGGCCTTTTCGCTATGGACGATGCTGAAGTACTACAGTGGGTTGCTAATACGTCACAAGTATTCGACCGCTTCGAAGACCTACCTTTCCCTACCATTGCTGCCGTTAATGGCTTTGCGCTAGGTGGTGGTTGTGAGATGGCATTGGCATGTGACATGCGTATTGCCGACACCACAGCGTCTATTGGTTTACCAGAAGTTAAACTAGGCCTAATGCCTGGTTTTGGTGGTACGGTTCGTCTACCTCGCCTTATTGGTTCAGACAACTCCCTTGAGTGGATGACCACTGGCCGCGACAGAAAAGGCGCGAAAGCCCTTGCTGAAGGCGCGGTTGATGCCGTTGTTGCACCAGAAGCACTTGTTGAAGGTGCGCTTTCAATGGTGAAAGACGCCGCTGACGGTAAATTTGACTGGCAAGCGCGTCGTGCGGTTAAGAAAGCCCCACTACAGCTAAACAAAAACGAAGCCATGATGAGCTTCAGTACTGCTCAAGCTATGGTATTTGCGCAAGCTGGCAAACATTACCCAGCGCCGCACAAAATGGTTGAGACTGTTCAAAAAGCAGCGGGCCTAGACCGTGAAGGTGCACTTAAGCTTGAAAATGAAGGCTTTGTAGCGTTAGCGAAAACAGACGCTGCGAAAGCGCAAATTGGTATTTTCCTAGCCGACCAGCTAGTAAAGAGCAAAGGTAAAAAGCAAGCGAAAGCAGCAACTAAGCAATCTAAGCTAAACGCTGTGCTAGGCGCAGGCATCATGGGCGGCGGTATTGCATACCAAAGCGCTGTGAAAGGCACGCCGGTAATTATGAAAGACATTAACCAAGGTGCACTAGACCTTGGCCTTTCAGAAGCGGCAAAAATTCTTGGTAAAGGTATGAAACGCGGTAAAGTTGATGCGACTAAAATGGCGCAAACACTTAACGCTATCACGCCTACCCTTGAGTACAGCACGCTTAAAGATGCAGACCTTGTTATTGAAGCGGTTGTAGAAAACCCGAAAGTAAAAGGTATTGTACTTAAAGAAGTAGAAGACAATGTAGCGGACGACGCTATCATCACTTCAAACACTTCTACTATCTCTATTAACCAGCTAGCAGAAAGCCTAGATAAGCCAGAGCGCTTCTGTGGTATGCACTTCTTTAACCCAGTGCACCGCATGCCGCTAGTTGAAATTATACGTGGCGAAAAAACCTCTGAAGAAACCATCAATGCAGTAGTAGCGGCAACCCTTAAAATGGGTAAAACCCCGATTGTGGTTAACGACTGCCCAGGATTCTTGGTAAACCGCGTATTGTTCCCATACTTTGCGGGCTTCAGTAAGCTACTTATCGACGGCGCTGACTTTGTAGCGGTTGATAAAGTAATGGAAAAAATCTTCGGCTGGCCAATGGGCCCAGCTTACCTAATGGACGTTGTAGGTATCGACACGGGCGATCACGCAGCAGACGTTATGGCAGCAGGTATTCCAGAGCGTATGGCTCGCCTAGACAACGACCCTGTAACCCTGTTCTATAAAGAAGAGCGTTTAGGTCAGAAGAACGGTAAAGGTTTCTACAACTACGGTGTTGATAAGCGCGGCAAGCCTAAGAAAACACCTGCTGAAGAAGCATACGCACTAATGGCGCCACACGTAGCCGAGAAGACGGACTTTGAAGCTGACGACATTATTGCACGCCTTATGATCCCTATGGCAAACGAAGCAATTCGCTGCCTAGAAGAAGGCATTGTAGATAGCGCAGCTGAAGCAGATATGGCGCTACTTTACGGCTTAGGTTTCCCTCCATTCCGCGGTGGTATTTTCCGTTGGATTGAAACCATTGGCTTGGCGAACTTTGTTGCGATGGCAGACAAGTACGCTGAACTTGGTCCAATTTATCAGATCTCAGACGGCGTTCGTGAAATGGCCGCTGCTGGTAAATCCTATTTCGCATAA
- a CDS encoding transglycosylase SLT domain-containing protein produces the protein MSGFYFSSRLGQHSLAKNDKLLATLVGALVCSLSLVFSISAWATQPLTLPNDIFEKDRARYLEVEKKLLTYSKHRLQHLDNDIYELAHYPLYPYLLRLKLERTMSIKTKREVKQFLDDFNGQPVSYGLRYKWLKYLAKNNYRSTFLSSYRPGMGARLTCTALNYRLKEGESEQDILREVDALWLHGQSQPDECDPLFAKWKKAGMMTPDMVIKRIEIAAKEDNRSIISYLKRQLPSDKQYIADAWLSVTRDTSRVNKTALFPLKNTSHEAEVMVWAIEKLAWRNPDLAGKVFNRYKAKQVFSQAQQHIMRRAIALSYTLDRLPQAHQWLELADVQGASDDVKLWHVSHLLRMKKWQEVIDVIDNAPVNLQQEENFRYWKARALEALGQTMQATVLYKELSQERHYYGFMASAHIGEIPSLAHTPAPRDTAAIASVAKTPATMRAVEFFRLDRTTEARREWYYLLSHLPESNVTDAGILAYEWGLYDQAITSFARSGYWDDVERRFPLAFSDVFSEKSQAYSISKSLAMAIARRESSFRSDAISPVGAAGLMQLMPGTARYVAKEKVSRNKLFKVDDNVDYGVQYLRYLMDKLNNNPVLVSASYNAGWRKVLEWLPANEALPVDIWIENIPYKETRAYVKAVMAYQHIYDQQLGGNENIFPQLTRDMIPSADAVSTHPVTGTLQLAPR, from the coding sequence GTGTCTGGTTTTTATTTTAGTTCGAGGTTAGGTCAGCACTCGCTGGCAAAAAACGATAAATTACTCGCCACGCTAGTGGGGGCGCTAGTTTGCTCGCTTTCTTTAGTTTTCTCTATTAGCGCATGGGCCACACAGCCATTAACGCTACCCAATGATATTTTCGAAAAAGATCGTGCCCGCTATTTAGAAGTTGAAAAGAAGCTGCTTACTTATTCGAAACACCGCCTTCAACACCTTGATAACGACATTTATGAGTTAGCGCATTATCCACTCTATCCGTACCTGCTACGGCTTAAATTAGAGCGCACCATGTCAATCAAAACAAAGCGCGAAGTTAAACAATTTTTAGATGACTTTAACGGTCAACCGGTTAGCTATGGCTTGCGTTACAAGTGGTTGAAGTATCTCGCAAAGAACAATTATCGCAGTACATTTTTAAGCAGTTATCGTCCCGGCATGGGCGCACGACTAACATGTACTGCGCTTAATTACCGTTTGAAAGAAGGTGAAAGCGAACAAGATATTCTCCGTGAAGTAGATGCGCTTTGGCTTCATGGCCAGTCCCAGCCTGACGAATGCGATCCGCTTTTTGCGAAATGGAAAAAAGCGGGCATGATGACACCAGACATGGTGATAAAACGCATTGAAATTGCGGCGAAAGAAGATAACCGAAGTATTATCTCTTACCTAAAACGCCAACTTCCCAGCGATAAGCAATACATTGCAGATGCATGGTTATCGGTAACCCGTGACACCAGCCGAGTTAATAAAACTGCGCTTTTCCCGCTAAAAAATACATCACATGAAGCTGAGGTAATGGTATGGGCAATAGAAAAACTAGCGTGGCGAAACCCAGATTTAGCCGGCAAGGTATTTAATCGCTACAAGGCTAAGCAAGTATTCTCGCAAGCCCAGCAGCACATTATGCGTCGAGCGATTGCACTTAGCTACACGTTAGACCGCCTTCCCCAAGCCCACCAGTGGCTAGAACTTGCCGATGTTCAGGGTGCCAGTGATGATGTAAAGCTATGGCATGTTTCTCATTTGCTGCGCATGAAGAAATGGCAGGAGGTGATTGATGTTATTGATAACGCCCCGGTTAATCTGCAGCAAGAAGAAAATTTCCGTTACTGGAAAGCCCGTGCCTTAGAAGCGCTTGGTCAAACTATGCAGGCAACTGTGTTGTATAAAGAACTTTCTCAAGAACGCCATTATTATGGCTTTATGGCCAGTGCGCACATTGGCGAAATTCCATCGCTTGCGCATACGCCAGCACCTAGAGACACGGCGGCTATTGCTAGTGTGGCTAAAACCCCAGCCACTATGCGCGCCGTAGAATTTTTCAGATTAGACAGAACCACAGAAGCGCGTAGAGAGTGGTACTACTTGCTTTCCCATTTGCCTGAATCGAACGTGACTGATGCAGGCATACTCGCTTATGAGTGGGGGCTGTACGACCAAGCAATTACCAGCTTCGCAAGAAGCGGCTATTGGGACGATGTAGAACGCCGATTCCCACTAGCGTTTAGCGATGTATTTAGCGAAAAATCGCAGGCCTATAGCATATCTAAGTCACTGGCTATGGCTATTGCACGCCGCGAAAGCTCGTTTAGAAGTGATGCTATCTCGCCGGTTGGAGCGGCAGGTTTAATGCAGCTAATGCCAGGAACAGCGCGCTATGTGGCAAAAGAGAAAGTTAGTAGAAACAAGCTGTTCAAAGTGGACGACAACGTTGATTATGGTGTGCAGTACCTTCGTTACTTAATGGACAAGCTCAATAATAACCCGGTTCTGGTGTCTGCATCTTACAATGCGGGGTGGCGTAAAGTGTTGGAATGGCTGCCTGCTAATGAAGCGCTTCCGGTTGATATCTGGATTGAGAATATTCCCTATAAGGAAACCCGTGCGTATGTGAAAGCGGTGATGGCGTATCAGCATATCTACGACCAACAGCTAGGTGGCAACGAGAATATCTTCCCTCAACTTACCCGCGATATGATCCCATCGGCTGATGCGGTCAGTACACATCCGGTAACAGGCACACTGCAACTAGCACCACGATAG
- the pepQ gene encoding Xaa-Pro dipeptidase encodes MSQHQATYQQHIEELQARTREALQREGLDGLVIHSGQGKRLFLDDNHYPFKVNPQFKAWVPVIDNPNCWLVVNGVDKPTLIFYRPEDFWHKVPPEPNDFWTDSFDIKLLQQADAVEKFLPYDKSRFAYVGEYIEVAKALGFDNVNPDRVLHYLHYQRAYKTDYELDCMREANKLAVAGHKAAEQAFREGKSEFDINLAYATASRQGDNDVPYTSIVALNEHASILHYMQCDTVAPKESRSFLIDAGANYHGYAADITRTYAQDGVKNSAMFRDLIQAVDKVTLTLVDSLKPGVAYTDIHLLAHDGIAQILHDTGMVNLTPPEIVEIGITRTFFPHGIGHFLGLQVHDVGGLVNDDRGTPKPAPDDHPFLRCTRIVEARQVFTIEPGLYFIESLLRDLKATPASKYINWDTIDAYKPFGGIRIEDNIVVHRDKNENMTRDLDLN; translated from the coding sequence ATGTCGCAACATCAAGCAACCTACCAACAGCATATCGAAGAGCTTCAGGCTCGTACCCGTGAAGCATTACAACGAGAAGGGCTCGACGGGCTAGTGATTCACTCGGGGCAGGGCAAGCGCCTTTTCTTAGACGATAATCATTACCCATTCAAGGTAAACCCGCAGTTCAAAGCATGGGTGCCAGTTATTGATAACCCTAACTGTTGGCTGGTGGTGAACGGTGTAGACAAGCCTACGCTTATTTTCTACCGTCCCGAAGACTTCTGGCACAAGGTGCCGCCAGAACCAAACGATTTCTGGACCGACAGCTTCGACATTAAATTGCTGCAACAGGCCGATGCAGTAGAGAAATTCCTGCCTTATGACAAAAGCCGTTTTGCCTATGTGGGCGAATACATAGAAGTCGCTAAAGCGCTGGGCTTTGATAACGTAAACCCAGACCGCGTGTTGCATTATTTGCACTATCAACGTGCTTATAAAACCGATTACGAACTAGACTGCATGCGCGAAGCTAACAAGCTGGCGGTAGCAGGGCACAAAGCGGCTGAGCAAGCCTTTCGTGAAGGAAAAAGCGAGTTTGATATTAATCTTGCTTACGCAACGGCAAGTCGACAAGGTGATAATGATGTGCCTTACACCAGTATTGTGGCACTTAACGAGCATGCTTCAATTCTGCATTACATGCAGTGTGATACCGTAGCGCCAAAAGAATCGCGTTCGTTTTTGATTGATGCGGGTGCGAATTATCATGGCTATGCGGCAGATATTACACGTACTTATGCTCAAGACGGTGTTAAAAATTCAGCAATGTTTCGCGACCTTATTCAAGCGGTAGATAAGGTAACGTTGACCTTAGTCGACTCGTTGAAGCCTGGTGTAGCTTATACCGACATACATTTGTTAGCCCACGACGGTATTGCACAAATTCTTCACGATACCGGCATGGTGAATTTAACGCCGCCAGAAATCGTGGAAATAGGGATTACCCGTACTTTCTTCCCACACGGTATTGGTCACTTCTTGGGCCTTCAGGTACACGACGTAGGTGGTCTTGTAAATGACGATCGCGGTACGCCTAAGCCAGCTCCTGATGATCACCCATTCTTACGCTGTACGCGAATTGTTGAAGCTCGTCAGGTGTTCACTATTGAGCCTGGCTTATATTTTATCGAAAGCTTGCTGCGCGACTTGAAAGCGACGCCTGCGTCTAAATACATCAACTGGGATACTATTGATGCATACAAGCCGTTTGGCGGTATTCGTATTGAAGACAATATTGTTGTGCATCGCGATAAGAACGAAAATATGACCCGAGATTTAGATTTAAATTAA
- a CDS encoding ZIP family metal transporter — translation MSQGDIVGLLVMATVAGLAMPAGAILATYQGIQPKWLEKELRHGILALGAGALISAVGLVLVPEGIKDVSVFAAILCFIGGAFAFMALDIYLAKKKTAGSQLAAMLSDFVPESIALGTTAALGGGTMLLGLLIAVQNLPEGFNAYREMLPKNKQRSNKLIVIFVLMALLGPLFSLLGFYYLAQFPVVMSGIMLFAAGGILYSVFQDIAPQIRMENHWLPPLGGILGFLVGLVGFMLEG, via the coding sequence ATGTCACAAGGTGATATTGTAGGTTTATTGGTAATGGCAACGGTAGCTGGCCTAGCCATGCCCGCGGGCGCTATCTTAGCAACGTACCAAGGTATTCAACCTAAGTGGTTAGAAAAAGAGTTACGCCACGGCATTTTAGCACTTGGGGCAGGGGCCCTGATATCAGCAGTAGGCTTAGTACTTGTGCCCGAAGGGATAAAAGACGTATCGGTATTTGCTGCCATATTGTGTTTTATTGGTGGCGCTTTCGCTTTTATGGCCCTTGATATTTATCTAGCGAAAAAGAAAACCGCTGGCAGTCAGTTAGCAGCTATGCTCAGTGACTTTGTGCCAGAGTCTATCGCCCTTGGTACCACGGCAGCTTTAGGTGGAGGTACCATGTTATTAGGCCTATTGATTGCGGTCCAAAATTTACCTGAAGGGTTTAACGCCTACAGAGAAATGTTGCCCAAAAACAAACAGCGCAGTAATAAACTCATTGTTATCTTTGTTTTGATGGCGTTACTCGGGCCGTTATTCAGTTTGCTAGGCTTTTACTACTTAGCCCAGTTCCCAGTGGTCATGAGTGGGATTATGCTGTTTGCTGCAGGCGGTATTCTTTATTCAGTGTTCCAGGATATAGCACCGCAAATTCGTATGGAAAACCATTGGTTACCACCTCTAGGCGGTATTCTTGGCTTCCTAGTAGGCCTTGTAGGTTTCATGCTTGAAGGCTAG
- the ispB gene encoding octaprenyl diphosphate synthase, with protein MDIDQIRALSNDDMQAVNQLIQQQVDSDVALINQLGFYIVNSGGKRLRPLLTVLSARAMGIGNNDHHTLAAIVEFIHTATLLHDDVVDESTMRRGRETANAIFGNQASVLVGDFLYTRSFQMMVSLKRMRVMEILSEATNQIAEGEVLQLMNCNDASTTEARYFDVIYGKTARLFEAATQLAAVLTDQNEHIEHAMQEYGKHLGTAFQLADDILDYMADSEEMGKNAGDDLAEGKPTLPLLYAMWHAKNDDDKALIQEAIEQSNGLPHLTRIQGIMEETGALDYTRECAQKEVQMAIDSLNAVEDSEYKEALIALAHISIERTS; from the coding sequence ATGGATATAGATCAAATCCGCGCCCTGTCTAATGATGATATGCAGGCGGTTAACCAGCTGATTCAACAACAAGTCGATTCTGATGTTGCCCTTATTAATCAGCTTGGCTTTTATATTGTAAACAGTGGCGGCAAACGCTTACGCCCCCTACTTACCGTGTTAAGTGCGCGGGCAATGGGCATAGGTAATAACGACCATCACACCCTTGCAGCTATTGTAGAGTTCATTCATACCGCGACCCTGTTGCACGACGATGTGGTTGACGAGTCGACCATGCGCAGAGGTCGGGAGACTGCGAATGCTATCTTTGGTAATCAGGCCTCGGTATTAGTAGGTGACTTTCTTTACACCCGCTCTTTCCAAATGATGGTTAGCCTTAAGCGCATGCGCGTTATGGAAATATTGTCGGAAGCCACGAACCAAATAGCAGAAGGCGAAGTGTTGCAGTTGATGAATTGTAACGATGCCAGCACTACCGAAGCGCGCTACTTTGACGTTATTTATGGTAAAACGGCCCGTTTGTTTGAAGCAGCAACACAGTTAGCGGCTGTTTTGACTGACCAAAACGAGCACATTGAACATGCCATGCAAGAATATGGTAAGCACTTAGGCACAGCCTTTCAGCTTGCTGATGATATTCTTGACTACATGGCTGACAGCGAAGAAATGGGTAAAAATGCAGGTGATGACTTAGCAGAGGGTAAACCTACCCTTCCATTACTGTACGCTATGTGGCACGCAAAGAATGATGACGATAAAGCACTTATTCAAGAAGCCATTGAGCAAAGTAACGGCCTACCACATTTAACCCGTATTCAAGGCATTATGGAAGAAACCGGCGCTTTGGACTACACACGAGAATGTGCCCAAAAAGAAGTGCAAATGGCGATTGATAGTCTAAACGCTGTCGAAGATTCTGAATACAAAGAAGCGCTCATTGCGCTGGCGCATATTTCAATTGAGCGTACGAGCTAA
- the rplU gene encoding 50S ribosomal protein L21 — protein sequence MYAVFQSGGKQHRVAEGQTVRLEKIEVAPGETVEFDKVLMVSNGDDVKIGTPIVAGGKVTAEVVTHGRGDKVKIVKFRRRKHSRKQAGHRQWFTEVKITGINA from the coding sequence ATGTACGCGGTTTTCCAAAGTGGCGGTAAACAACACCGTGTGGCCGAAGGCCAAACCGTTCGTCTTGAAAAAATCGAAGTAGCCCCAGGCGAAACGGTTGAATTTGACAAAGTTTTAATGGTAAGCAACGGTGACGACGTAAAAATCGGCACACCAATCGTTGCTGGTGGTAAGGTGACTGCTGAGGTTGTTACACACGGTCGTGGCGATAAAGTAAAAATCGTTAAGTTCCGTCGTCGTAAGCACTCTCGTAAGCAAGCGGGTCACCGTCAGTGGTTCACAGAAGTGAAAATTACTGGTATCAACGCATAA
- the rpmA gene encoding 50S ribosomal protein L27 encodes MAHKKAGGSTKNGRDSESKRLGVKRFGGESVLAGNIIVRQRGTRFHAGDNMGIGKDHTLFALKDGKVQFDVKGPKNRKFVSIVAE; translated from the coding sequence ATGGCACACAAAAAAGCTGGTGGTAGTACCAAAAACGGTCGTGATTCAGAAAGTAAACGCCTAGGTGTTAAGCGCTTTGGTGGCGAATCTGTTCTTGCTGGTAACATCATTGTTCGTCAACGTGGTACTCGTTTCCACGCTGGTGACAACATGGGTATCGGTAAAGACCACACGTTGTTTGCACTAAAAGACGGTAAAGTTCAGTTCGACGTTAAAGGACCGAAGAACCGTAAATTTGTAAGCATCGTAGCTGAGTAA
- the cgtA gene encoding Obg family GTPase CgtA — MKFVDEAEIRVEAGDGGNGTIGFRREKYVPKGGPDGGDGGDGGSVFLQADENLNTLIDYRFERFHRAERGQNGQGSNCIGKKGQDLTVMVPVGTRATDSDTGEVLGDLTRHGQKLKVAQGGFHGLGNARFKSSTNRAPRQKTNGTPGEIRNLKLELMLLADVGLLGMPNAGKSTFIRSVSAAKPKVADYPFTTLVPNLGVVRQDSQRSFVVADIPGLIEGAADGAGLGIRFLKHLERCRILLHVVDIFPVDETDPAEHAKAIIEELEKYSPKLAEKPRWLVFNKVDLLLEEEAEERCQHVIDALEWDGPVYQISAFQKMNLDPLCNDIMDFIETLPAEIEEEEEKKEVEFKWDTYHKNTLEAHDEFEDDLDDDDWDEDDYDVEVEYRR, encoded by the coding sequence ATGAAATTTGTAGATGAAGCTGAAATTCGCGTTGAAGCCGGTGACGGCGGCAACGGTACCATTGGCTTTAGAAGGGAAAAATACGTACCTAAAGGTGGCCCAGACGGCGGCGACGGTGGTGACGGCGGCAGCGTATTCTTACAAGCCGATGAAAACCTAAATACATTGATCGATTATCGCTTCGAACGTTTTCATCGCGCTGAACGCGGTCAGAACGGCCAAGGTAGTAATTGTATCGGTAAGAAAGGTCAAGATCTTACCGTGATGGTGCCCGTGGGTACACGCGCAACCGATAGCGACACTGGTGAAGTATTGGGTGACCTAACGCGTCATGGTCAAAAGCTTAAAGTGGCACAGGGCGGCTTTCACGGTTTAGGTAATGCTCGCTTTAAAAGCAGTACTAACCGCGCGCCACGTCAAAAAACCAATGGTACGCCAGGTGAAATTCGCAATCTTAAGCTAGAGCTTATGCTTCTAGCCGATGTGGGCTTACTTGGTATGCCTAACGCAGGTAAATCAACCTTTATACGCTCTGTATCGGCGGCGAAGCCGAAAGTGGCTGATTATCCGTTTACCACCCTTGTGCCTAACTTAGGTGTAGTTCGTCAAGACTCACAGCGCAGCTTCGTTGTTGCTGATATTCCCGGTTTGATTGAAGGTGCTGCGGATGGTGCTGGATTAGGCATACGCTTCTTAAAGCACTTAGAGCGTTGTCGTATCTTGCTTCACGTGGTTGATATTTTCCCTGTTGATGAAACCGATCCTGCCGAACACGCAAAAGCGATCATTGAAGAGCTCGAAAAATACAGCCCTAAGTTGGCAGAAAAGCCTCGTTGGTTGGTATTTAATAAAGTCGATTTGCTACTTGAAGAAGAAGCCGAAGAGCGCTGTCAGCATGTTATTGACGCATTAGAGTGGGATGGCCCAGTTTATCAAATATCTGCGTTCCAAAAGATGAACCTAGATCCTTTGTGTAACGACATTATGGACTTCATCGAAACCCTTCCAGCAGAAATAGAAGAGGAAGAAGAGAAGAAAGAAGTGGAATTCAAATGGGACACTTACCATAAGAATACACTAGAAGCCCATGATGAATTTGAAGATGATCTCGATGACGACGACTGGGACGAAGACGACTACGACGTGGAAGTTGAGTATCGTCGTTGA
- the folA gene encoding type 3 dihydrofolate reductase, translated as MIAAMAKDRVIGADNDMPWHLPADLKHFKAITLGKAVIMGRKTYESIGKALPGRPNIVITSNADYSLSDATVVDSPESAFEVAKALSNDNGQNDEIMIIGGGTIYQSFLDRADTLYLTHIDLSVEGDTQFPDYEAAASWTEVSREVHSADEKNAHGYTFVTLERN; from the coding sequence ATGATTGCTGCTATGGCAAAGGACAGAGTTATTGGCGCAGACAATGATATGCCGTGGCATTTACCTGCTGACTTAAAGCATTTTAAAGCTATTACTCTGGGCAAGGCGGTTATCATGGGGCGAAAAACTTACGAGTCAATTGGCAAAGCACTTCCTGGTAGGCCAAATATCGTCATTACCAGTAATGCTGACTACAGCTTATCTGACGCTACCGTGGTCGACTCGCCGGAATCAGCATTTGAGGTCGCAAAAGCGCTAAGTAACGATAATGGACAGAATGACGAGATAATGATTATTGGTGGCGGTACTATCTACCAGTCATTTTTAGATAGAGCGGATACCTTGTACCTTACACATATTGATCTTTCAGTAGAGGGAGATACCCAGTTCCCTGATTATGAGGCAGCAGCAAGTTGGACTGAAGTATCGCGAGAGGTACATAGCGCCGATGAAAAGAATGCACATGGTTATACTTTTGTAACGCTTGAGAGAAACTAA